The following proteins are encoded in a genomic region of Papaver somniferum cultivar HN1 unplaced genomic scaffold, ASM357369v1 unplaced-scaffold_10, whole genome shotgun sequence:
- the LOC113326264 gene encoding uncharacterized protein LOC113326264, translated as MMKFSSFLLLGLVLMLTITSSQTTITTNKNTITSTTTTFTPISVVAAESTISTENVCIELLTKFAVCLPYISSNPNNNLTSEEVPPGYCCDLYISYGLEGSSLCLCHVIKEPSILGDPVNMTMIYDLSSVCPFFIPPYHVALNVMCKAIAPNLPHLGSILAPPVG; from the exons ATGATGAAATTCTCTTCTTTTCTGCTTCTAGGCCTAGTTCTAATGCTCACTATAACCAGCAGCCAAACCACAATCACCACCAACAAGAACACCATcacctctactaccaccaccTTCACTCCtatttctgttgttgctgctgaatcTACCATCAGCACAGAAAATGTCTGCATTGAGTTGTTAACTAAATTTGCAGTATGTTTACCATACATTTCTTCAAACCCCAATAATAATCTAACTAGCGAGGAAGTTCCTCCTGGTTATTGTTGTGATCTTTATATATCTTACGGTTTGGAGGGTTCCAGTCTTTGTTTATGTCATGTTATTAAAGAACCTTCTATACTTGGAGATCCGGTTAATATGACAATGATATATGATCTCTCTAGTGTTTGTCCTTTCTTTATTCCGCCGTATCATGTCGCTCTGAATGTCATGTGCAAAG CAATTGCGCCGAACTTACCCCATCTTGGAAGCATACTTGCACCGCCTGTTGGTTAA
- the LOC113326265 gene encoding 60S ribosomal protein L8-1-like, giving the protein MGRVIRAQRKGAGSVFKSHTHHRKGPAKFRSLDFGERNGYLKGIVTEIIHDPGRGAPLARVTFRHPFRYKHQKELFVAAEGMYTGQFLYCGKKASLMVGNVLPLRSIPEGAVVCNVEHKVGDRGTLARASGDYAIVISHNADNGTSRIKLPSGAKKIVPSGCRAMIGQVSGGGRTEKPLLKAGNAYHKFKVKRNSWPKVRGVAMNPVDHPHGGGNHQHIGHPSTVSRNAVPGQKVGQIGARRTGRKGRAAACAAFKEDN; this is encoded by the coding sequence CTCATCATCGCAAGGGACCTGCAAAATTCAGAAGCTTGGATTTTGGTGAACGGAACGGTTACTTGAAAGGTATAGTTACTGAAATCATTCATGATCCAGGACGTGGTGCACCATTAGCCAGAGTTACTTTCCGTCATCCATTCAGGTACAAGCATCAGAAAGAGTTGTTCGTTGCGGCTGAGGGTATGTACACTGGTCAGTTTTTGTACTGCGGGAAGAAAGCTAGTTTGATGGTTGGTAATGTTTTGCCGTTGAGATCAATTCCCGAAGGAGCTGTTGTGTGCAACGTTGAGCACAAAGTTGGAGATAGAGGTACTTTAGCTAGAGCTTCCGGTGATTATGCTATTGTTATCAGTCACAACGCTGATAACGGAACCTCCAGAATCAAGCTTCCTTCTGGTGCTAAGAAGATTGTGCCGAGTGGTTGCCGTGCTATGATTGGCCAAGTTTCTGGCGGAGGTAGGACTGAGAAGCCCTTACTCAAAGCTGGAAATGCGTACCACAAGTTCAAAGTGAAGAGGAACAGCTGGCCTAAGGTTCGCGGTGTGGCTATGAATCCAGTCGACCATCCCCACGGAGGAGGTAACCATCAACATATTGGACACCCCAGTACCGTTTCTCGTAACGCAGTGCCTGGGCAAAAGGTTGGTCAGATTGGTGCCAGGAGAACTGGTCGAAAGGGACGTGCTGCTGCTTGTGCTGCTTTTAAGGAAGATAATTAA
- the LOC113326263 gene encoding uncharacterized protein LOC113326263 produces MERFNRVISSHELIDLPLMGSIFTWNNNQRNDIRIVRGPSPFLFEVYWLSHPSFFSIVQNWWNTFTFSGSAGFVLSKKLQILKNKLRSWSKEEYGHIDRQLEELERKFIELDLLEDANNGLTEAEWDEKLKTRQDYCKLIILQADKWRIRAKSKFIKSNDNNTKFFHRLTTDRRRRNYIGKIRDNVSERPVMEDTGFEAIPEDVRVWLERTIDEEEVMYAIKLMGKDKAPGPDGFPDRGFLDWRLKNTFIVLIPKKETVEEIKDLRPISF; encoded by the exons ATGGAAAGGTTCAACAGGGTCATTTCTTCTCATGAACTCATTGATTTACCTTTAATGGGATCCATTTTCACTTGGAATAATAATCAAAGAAACGACATTCGAA TTGTAAGAGGTCCTAGTCCATTCCTCTTTGAGGTATACTGGTTATCCCATCCTTCATTTTTTTCTATTGTTCAAAATTGGTGGAACACTTTTACTTTCTCTGGTAGTGCAGGTTTTGTTCTTAGTAAAAAGTTGCAGATATTGAAGAACAAATTAAGAAGTTggagtaaagaagaatatggtcacATAGATCGGCAATTGGAGGAGTTGGAACGCAAGTTCATTGAGCTTGATTTATTAGAAGATGCTAACAATGGGCTTACGGAAGCAGAATGGGATGAGAAATTGAAGACTCGGCAAGATTATTGCAAGTTGATTATTCTTCAAGCCGACAAATGGAGGATCAGAGCTAAAAGCAAATTCATCAAAAGTAATGATAATAACACTAAGTTCTTTCATAGACTTACTactgatagaagaagaagaaattatatTGGCAAGATCAGA gATAATGTTTCTGAAAGACCTGTTATGGAGGATACGGGTTTCGAAGCAATACCTGAAGATGTGCGGGTTTGGTTAGAGAGGactattgatgaagaagaagttatgtATGCTATTAAGTTAATGGGGAAAGATAAGGCTCCAGGCCCAGATGGTTTTCCG GATAGAGGTTTTCTTGattggagacttaaaaacactttCATAGTTTTGATTCCTAAGAAAGAAACTGTCGAAGAAATTAAAGACCTCAGGCCTATTAGTTTTTAG